A stretch of Gorilla gorilla gorilla isolate KB3781 chromosome 9, NHGRI_mGorGor1-v2.1_pri, whole genome shotgun sequence DNA encodes these proteins:
- the LOC134759322 gene encoding olfactory receptor 7E24-like, translated as MQTQCWVLVYLFPIFQPSFPGKRGLYPNDTDPQSLTDVSIFLLLELSEDPELQPVAAGLFLSMCLVTVLGNLLIILAVSPDSHLHTPMYFFLSNLSLPDIGFTSTTVPKMIMDIQSHSRVISYAGCLTQMSLFAIFGGMEERHAPESDGL; from the coding sequence ATGCAGACACAATGCTGGGTATTGGTTTACTTGTTTCCGATTTTTCAACCCTCTTTTCCAGGCAAAAGAGGGTTGTATCCAAACGATACAGACCCACAGAGTCTAACAGATGTCTCTATATTCCTCCTCCTCGAACTCTCAGAGGATCCAGAACTGCAGCCGGTCGCCGCTGGGCTGTTCCTGTCCATGTGCCTGGTCACGGTGCTGGGGAACCTGCTCATCATCCTGGCCGTCAGCCCTgactcccacctccacacccccatgtacttcttcctctccaaccTGTCCTTGCCTGACATCGGTTTCACCTCCACCACGGTCCCCAAGATGATCATGGACATCCAGTCTCACAGCAGAGTCATCTCCTATGCAGGCTGCCTGACTCAGATGTCTCTCTTTGCCATTTTTGGAGGCATGGAAGAGAGACATGCTCCTGAGTCTGATGGCCTATGA